A genomic stretch from Candidatus Hydrogenedentota bacterium includes:
- a CDS encoding PASTA domain-containing protein codes for MNGKSVAFFAGVFFVLFLAGGAEALLYDQDVTFGDISTGPSDPQRMLYGSGTNGGFTVDRRNGVELGLRGQIRFGVNNQPQNIYNSNGDGTYSFPTGTPNLALPHPEWASETTPVWSVVFAINSDHEDRDDTPSAVLSDFTYEMAVDFDPSAGTDNWLKFDLINGNGLFFQLAVPDHALGFYSQQSPGIVTTTLPDYMNAIGTMNIAHNTSNVEFINLDLRAFGFGDYSGFDPNEPGVYDVYIAAFSGGVEVARSEITILVGASTVQTPEVIGMTLAEAQTALEAAGLLLGTVTEEFSTFPAGTVLSQVSAAGTEVPVGVAVNLVVSKGEAPRLPAAGGAGLGLLCALLGGAGGLAARRCRRDAARMARQ; via the coding sequence GTGAACGGAAAGAGCGTTGCGTTTTTTGCGGGGGTGTTTTTTGTTCTGTTTCTGGCGGGCGGCGCGGAGGCGCTGCTTTACGACCAGGACGTGACCTTCGGGGACATCAGCACCGGCCCGTCCGACCCGCAGCGCATGCTTTACGGGAGCGGGACCAACGGGGGGTTCACGGTGGACCGCCGGAACGGGGTGGAGCTGGGGCTGCGCGGCCAGATTCGTTTCGGGGTGAACAACCAGCCCCAGAACATCTACAACAGCAACGGTGACGGCACCTACAGTTTCCCCACGGGCACGCCGAACCTTGCCCTGCCGCATCCCGAGTGGGCGAGCGAGACCACGCCCGTGTGGTCGGTGGTCTTCGCCATCAACAGCGACCACGAGGACCGGGACGACACGCCGTCCGCCGTGCTGTCCGACTTCACCTACGAGATGGCGGTGGATTTTGACCCGTCCGCGGGCACGGACAACTGGCTGAAGTTTGACCTGATCAACGGCAACGGCCTGTTCTTCCAGCTTGCGGTGCCCGACCACGCCTTAGGCTTTTACTCCCAGCAGAGTCCGGGCATCGTGACCACCACCCTGCCGGACTACATGAACGCGATCGGCACGATGAACATCGCGCACAACACGTCCAACGTGGAGTTCATCAACCTGGACCTGCGCGCCTTCGGCTTTGGCGACTATTCCGGCTTCGACCCCAATGAGCCCGGCGTGTACGACGTGTACATCGCCGCGTTTTCCGGCGGCGTCGAGGTGGCCCGCTCGGAAATCACCATTCTGGTGGGCGCCTCCACCGTGCAGACGCCGGAGGTGATCGGCATGACCCTTGCCGAGGCCCAAACCGCCCTGGAGGCCGCCGGGCTGTTGCTCGGCACGGTGACGGAGGAGTTCAGCACGTTCCCCGCGGGCACGGTGCTCTCCCAGGTTTCCGCAGCCGGCACGGAGGTGCCCGTCGGCGTGGCGGTGAACCTGGTGGTGTCCAAGGGCGAGGCGCCCAGGCTGCCCGCGGCGGGAGGGGCCGGTCTCGGCCTTCTGTGCGCGCTGCTGGGCGGCGCAGGAGGGCTCGCCGCCCGCAGGTGCCGGAGGGACGCGGCGCGGATGGCGCGACAGTGA
- a CDS encoding Gfo/Idh/MocA family oxidoreductase yields MMTRVLTTARKGIFSMDSTMRRRAFLQTAAVGAGLMVLPSGALFGAETPNSKLNIALVGAYGRAIAHYDGLAKENVVAICDVNEEHLDFAAEKFPKAKRYVDWRKCLDQKNLDAVVCCTADHTHAFVATWAMNRGLHVYCEKPLANSVEEARMVRATYLKNKGKLATQVGTQRHSHENYNRVQELIRDGAVGELKSVCAWGDRQIRRPGYPAGQGKPPKNLHYDLWIGPAPFHPYSPEYFSGEPGANCLQWNMYWDFGSGQVGDMGSHTMDIVWNAIEAGLPVTAEGTGDPFNPEVTPVALTMTWDIPANDWRPAIPVSWYQGGAMPNAPADYVNLAKINHGAMFKGTKGTLVSHFERRFLIPNDEDGDLTYYTPRAKDALLPPVGNFQYEWFNACKGNLKTSCDFDYAGKMIEMMMLGLVAYRAGKKIDYDGASGTVTNSPEAQALLAREYRKGWKLNG; encoded by the coding sequence ATGATGACACGGGTTTTGACAACGGCAAGGAAAGGGATATTCTCCATGGACAGCACGATGCGGCGGCGGGCGTTTCTCCAGACAGCGGCGGTGGGCGCGGGACTGATGGTGCTCCCCAGCGGCGCCCTCTTCGGCGCGGAGACGCCGAACAGCAAACTGAACATCGCCCTCGTCGGCGCGTACGGCCGGGCCATCGCGCACTATGACGGCCTCGCGAAGGAGAACGTCGTCGCCATCTGCGACGTGAACGAGGAGCACCTCGACTTCGCCGCCGAGAAGTTCCCCAAGGCGAAGCGGTATGTGGACTGGCGCAAGTGCCTCGACCAGAAGAACCTCGACGCCGTGGTCTGCTGCACCGCCGACCACACCCACGCCTTCGTCGCGACCTGGGCCATGAACCGCGGGCTGCACGTCTACTGCGAGAAGCCCCTGGCCAACTCCGTGGAGGAGGCCCGCATGGTCCGCGCCACTTACCTCAAGAACAAGGGGAAGCTGGCGACCCAGGTCGGCACGCAGCGCCACTCCCACGAGAACTACAACCGCGTTCAGGAACTCATCCGCGACGGCGCGGTGGGCGAGCTGAAGTCCGTCTGCGCCTGGGGCGACCGCCAGATCCGCCGCCCCGGCTACCCCGCGGGCCAGGGCAAGCCGCCGAAGAACCTCCACTATGACCTGTGGATCGGGCCAGCGCCCTTCCACCCCTACAGCCCCGAATACTTCTCCGGCGAGCCCGGCGCCAACTGCCTCCAGTGGAACATGTACTGGGACTTCGGCTCGGGACAGGTCGGAGACATGGGCAGCCACACCATGGACATTGTCTGGAACGCCATTGAGGCGGGCCTGCCGGTCACCGCCGAGGGCACGGGCGACCCCTTCAACCCCGAGGTGACCCCCGTCGCCCTCACCATGACCTGGGACATTCCGGCCAACGACTGGCGCCCCGCGATCCCCGTCTCCTGGTACCAGGGCGGCGCGATGCCCAATGCGCCCGCGGACTATGTGAACCTCGCCAAGATCAACCACGGGGCCATGTTCAAGGGCACCAAGGGCACCCTTGTCTCCCATTTTGAGCGGCGCTTCCTCATCCCCAACGACGAGGACGGCGACCTCACCTACTACACCCCGCGCGCAAAAGATGCGCTCCTGCCGCCCGTCGGAAACTTCCAGTACGAGTGGTTCAACGCCTGCAAGGGGAACCTCAAGACCTCCTGCGACTTCGACTACGCGGGCAAGATGATCGAGATGATGATGCTCGGTCTTGTCGCCTACCGCGCGGGGAAGAAGATTGACTACGACGGCGCCAGCGGCACCGTCACCAACTCCCCCGAGGCGCAGGCCCTCCTCGCCCGTGAATACCGCAAGGGCTGGAAGCTGAACGGATAG